One genomic segment of Sporomusaceae bacterium FL31 includes these proteins:
- the cheR_2 gene encoding chemotaxis protein CheR — protein sequence MEENNSGDTTQSQQAERHSSVSVVEDDAELSQEELDVLNRIIALLCKGSGINFAEYKQLTIKRRIMHRMALLKISKLDDYIAYLQKNSAEVSALQQDILINVTRFFRDQHAFDSLKKVVFPSIVNTTAPHAPIRLWVPGCSTGEEAYSLAIALMEFLKDNTVHRSIQIFATDINEAVIGKARTGIYSKTIMTDVSPERLSRFFIEVEQGYQVSKTIRDICVFAKQDIGQDPPISKVDLVSCRNVMIYFGPALHKRIFPIFHYALNPNGFLILGASESVGVFADLFDLVDKRYRIYTKKSVANPMVFEFYAAEYAATIPNHGTGESDALNGSWLDVKKEADRIVLGKYSPPGVIINSKLDIIQFRGRTGVYLEPASGMPSVNLLKMARDGLFAGLRAAISQAKKENVLVKKEGLHVLKNGHSLPVSVDIVPINGPFPKGEYFLVLFHEHAVQSKSNSTHDNGTAFQEDFHEARAVDEISRLTQEVTATKEYLQSIIDQYEAVNEDLRYANEEIQSSNEELQSMNEEMETSKEELQSTNEELMTLNEELGTRNMELNHVNNDMINLLRSINLPVLILSNDLRIRRFNSVAEKAFNLISADVGRPISHIKSNFDVPDLEQASLKVIDTLNSIEQEVQDRWGHWYSMQIRPYRTADNKIDGVIITFADIDVIKQSNKVIQAFREYAEAIVETVRHPMVVLDDSLRLKTANKAFYQTFRITEGEVIGQSIFQIKDKQWDIPELATLMADLLEHDRAFEDFSVTGKFPDIGEMTMLINARRIVKLHDNKLILMAFETVVSLPG from the coding sequence ATGGAAGAAAATAATTCCGGAGACACAACTCAAAGCCAGCAAGCTGAAAGACATTCCTCAGTATCGGTGGTGGAAGATGATGCCGAACTGTCTCAGGAGGAGTTAGACGTACTCAATAGGATTATTGCTCTGTTATGCAAAGGCAGCGGTATTAACTTCGCCGAATACAAGCAGCTTACGATAAAACGGCGTATTATGCACCGAATGGCTTTACTGAAGATAAGTAAGCTTGACGATTATATCGCTTATCTGCAGAAAAATAGCGCAGAAGTTAGCGCTTTGCAGCAAGATATACTGATTAATGTCACACGGTTCTTCCGTGATCAGCACGCATTCGATAGCTTGAAAAAGGTGGTCTTTCCTTCCATCGTTAATACGACCGCACCCCATGCGCCCATTCGGCTGTGGGTGCCCGGATGTTCGACTGGTGAGGAAGCCTATTCACTGGCCATTGCTTTGATGGAATTTTTGAAGGACAACACTGTTCATCGGAGTATCCAGATTTTTGCCACCGATATTAATGAAGCAGTTATCGGCAAAGCACGGACAGGAATCTACAGCAAGACCATCATGACCGACGTTTCGCCGGAGCGTCTCAGCCGGTTCTTTATCGAGGTAGAGCAGGGCTATCAGGTTAGTAAGACCATTCGCGATATATGCGTATTTGCCAAGCAGGACATTGGTCAGGATCCGCCCATTTCCAAAGTGGATCTTGTCAGTTGCCGCAATGTAATGATCTATTTTGGACCGGCATTGCATAAGCGAATATTCCCGATTTTTCATTATGCCTTGAATCCCAACGGCTTTCTCATTTTAGGGGCGTCTGAATCTGTCGGTGTATTTGCTGACTTGTTTGATCTGGTGGATAAAAGGTACCGGATTTACACGAAGAAATCGGTAGCCAATCCGATGGTATTTGAATTTTATGCTGCCGAGTATGCTGCAACGATCCCAAATCACGGCACGGGCGAGTCAGACGCTTTAAACGGATCTTGGTTGGATGTGAAAAAAGAGGCTGATCGGATTGTTCTCGGCAAATATTCCCCGCCAGGTGTCATTATCAACAGCAAGCTGGATATTATCCAGTTTCGGGGCCGTACTGGTGTTTATCTTGAGCCGGCGTCAGGGATGCCGAGCGTAAACCTGCTGAAAATGGCCCGAGATGGGTTATTCGCCGGACTGCGGGCGGCCATCAGTCAGGCCAAAAAGGAAAATGTACTGGTCAAAAAGGAAGGCCTGCACGTTCTTAAAAACGGACATTCATTACCGGTTAGTGTTGACATTGTTCCGATCAATGGACCATTCCCAAAAGGCGAATACTTTCTGGTTCTCTTCCATGAGCATGCAGTGCAGTCAAAGTCCAATAGTACGCATGACAATGGCACTGCGTTTCAAGAAGATTTTCATGAGGCGCGGGCTGTTGACGAGATTTCCCGCTTGACACAGGAAGTTACAGCCACAAAAGAATACCTGCAGTCGATTATCGACCAGTATGAAGCGGTAAACGAAGATCTGAGGTATGCGAATGAGGAAATACAATCAAGCAACGAAGAACTGCAGAGCATGAATGAAGAAATGGAGACCTCCAAAGAAGAACTTCAGTCGACCAATGAAGAGTTGATGACCCTAAATGAAGAACTAGGGACCCGCAATATGGAATTGAATCATGTTAACAATGATATGATCAATCTACTGCGCAGTATCAACCTCCCTGTTCTCATACTCAGCAATGATTTGCGTATTAGGCGATTTAACTCGGTTGCCGAAAAAGCATTTAATTTAATCAGTGCTGATGTTGGACGACCAATCAGCCATATTAAGTCCAATTTTGATGTTCCCGATCTGGAGCAAGCCAGCCTTAAGGTCATTGATACGCTAAACAGCATTGAGCAAGAAGTCCAGGATCGCTGGGGCCACTGGTATTCCATGCAGATACGTCCTTATCGGACTGCAGATAACAAGATCGATGGCGTTATCATTACTTTTGCCGATATTGATGTCATCAAACAAAGCAATAAAGTTATCCAGGCGTTCCGGGAGTATGCCGAAGCCATTGTGGAAACCGTAAGGCATCCTATGGTTGTGCTTGATGACAGCTTGCGGTTAAAAACAGCCAACAAAGCTTTTTATCAAACGTTTCGGATAACAGAGGGAGAAGTGATAGGTCAATCTATTTTTCAAATAAAAGATAAGCAGTGGGACATTCCTGAATTGGCCACCTTGATGGCTGATCTTTTGGAGCATGATAGGGCGTTCGAAGATTTTTCGGTTACTGGAAAATTTCCTGATATTGGTGAAATGACCATGCTGATCAATGCCCGCCGGATTGTAAAATTACACGATAATAAACTAATTTTGATGGCCTTTGAAACCGTTGTCTCGCTGCCAGGATAA
- a CDS encoding lactaldehyde reductase has product MISHFDFVLPTKIRYGLGMIQCLGEELRLLQAKKVMIITDKGLVHAGLVSKIIDLVQAEGLNCITYDDIEANPKDYNVELAAQVAREEAVDMIIAFGGGSPIDAAKAVVVLAKQGGKVRDYQGKGKIKEDCIPLITIPTTAGTGSEVTFSSVITDTKEKFKFTIKSPAIAAKVAIVDPELTLTVPPLVTAATGIDALTHAIEGYTANCTEPIAEAVGLYAVEYIANHIVEAVKNGANLEARDHMMMGSLLAGLSFSHADVASVHCMAEALGSLYDAPHGMCNAILLPYVMEYNLPAAEYKYARVARVMGIDEPDDRKAAVKGIDYIKKLSREIGLPGIKVLNIHQDDFMLLAEMSVKNGSNDSNPKTITRDDYVRIFQQAYDDKNAC; this is encoded by the coding sequence ATGATCAGCCATTTTGATTTTGTGCTGCCAACCAAAATAAGATATGGGTTGGGAATGATCCAATGTTTGGGAGAAGAATTGCGCCTATTACAAGCAAAAAAGGTAATGATCATTACCGATAAAGGGCTTGTTCATGCCGGACTGGTTAGTAAGATTATTGACCTCGTTCAGGCGGAAGGCCTTAATTGTATTACCTATGATGACATTGAGGCCAATCCAAAAGATTACAATGTAGAGTTAGCTGCTCAGGTGGCAAGAGAAGAAGCCGTTGATATGATCATTGCTTTTGGTGGCGGCAGTCCTATTGATGCAGCAAAAGCTGTTGTAGTTCTGGCAAAACAAGGCGGAAAAGTCAGAGACTATCAAGGAAAAGGCAAAATCAAAGAAGATTGTATTCCCCTAATTACCATTCCGACAACAGCAGGGACAGGCAGTGAAGTAACATTTTCCTCAGTTATTACTGATACCAAAGAAAAGTTCAAATTTACGATCAAAAGTCCGGCTATAGCTGCCAAAGTGGCCATTGTTGATCCTGAACTTACATTGACAGTACCGCCGTTAGTAACTGCAGCTACCGGTATTGATGCGCTGACCCATGCCATCGAAGGCTATACTGCCAATTGCACGGAGCCGATAGCCGAAGCGGTAGGCTTGTATGCGGTGGAATACATTGCCAATCATATTGTGGAAGCTGTGAAGAACGGCGCAAATCTAGAAGCAAGAGATCATATGATGATGGGCAGTCTGCTGGCTGGCCTATCCTTTAGTCATGCTGATGTTGCTTCAGTGCATTGTATGGCAGAAGCACTGGGCAGTCTGTATGATGCGCCGCATGGGATGTGCAACGCCATTTTGCTGCCGTATGTGATGGAATACAATTTGCCTGCAGCAGAATACAAATATGCCCGGGTTGCCAGAGTCATGGGCATTGACGAGCCAGATGACCGTAAAGCAGCCGTAAAAGGCATTGACTATATCAAAAAATTATCCAGGGAAATCGGATTACCTGGCATCAAAGTGCTGAATATTCATCAAGATGATTTTATGCTCTTAGCCGAAATGTCAGTCAAAAACGGCTCAAATGACAGTAATCCAAAAACCATTACCAGAGACGATTATGTAAGAATATTTCAGCAGGCCTATGATGACAAAAATGCCTGCTAG